The following proteins come from a genomic window of Corallococcus sp. NCRR:
- a CDS encoding sigma-54-dependent transcriptional regulator: MSRILVIEDEPIIRTELRRLLTRAGHDVAEAGAVPEAAAEHALDAFDLVISDLRLPGPPGTDIIALCPGVPVLIMTSFATVKSAVDAMKLGAVDYIAKPFDHDELLLQVERVLREGRLTRQNAALKREVEQTWSPGGMVGNAPAMRDVFERVRKVAPSAATVLVLGESGTGKELVARAVHAQSPRAEGPLIAVNCAAIPEGLLESELFGHEKGAFTGAQAAHAGLVEAAHGGTLFLDEIGELPAPAQARLLRMLQDGEVRRVGATRSRKVDVRILAATHRDLPRRVQEGLFRQDLYFRLRVVEIRLPPLRERGEDVPALARHLLERASRRIGRPPASLSPDALAAIAQHPWPGNVRELENAIERAVILADGPLITADLLALEPPGGPGADGHPPALEETDFPPVPASEDPRSPDSMEEYFRRFVLEHQERMGETELARRLGISRKTLWEKRQRLGIPRTRA; encoded by the coding sequence TTGAGCCGCATCCTGGTCATCGAGGACGAACCCATCATCCGCACGGAGCTGCGACGGCTGCTCACCCGCGCGGGACATGACGTGGCGGAAGCGGGCGCCGTGCCAGAGGCCGCGGCCGAGCACGCGCTGGACGCCTTCGACCTGGTCATCTCCGATTTGCGCCTGCCCGGGCCGCCGGGCACGGACATCATCGCGCTGTGTCCGGGCGTGCCGGTGCTCATCATGACCAGCTTCGCCACGGTGAAGTCCGCCGTGGACGCGATGAAGCTGGGCGCGGTGGACTACATCGCGAAGCCCTTCGACCACGACGAGCTGCTGCTCCAGGTGGAGCGCGTGCTGCGCGAAGGCCGCCTCACCCGCCAGAACGCCGCCCTCAAGCGCGAGGTGGAGCAGACCTGGTCCCCCGGCGGCATGGTGGGCAACGCCCCCGCCATGCGCGACGTGTTCGAGCGCGTGCGCAAGGTGGCCCCCTCCGCCGCCACCGTGCTGGTGCTGGGCGAGTCCGGCACCGGCAAGGAGTTGGTCGCCCGCGCCGTCCACGCGCAGAGCCCGCGCGCGGAGGGGCCCCTCATCGCGGTCAACTGCGCCGCCATCCCCGAGGGCCTGCTGGAGAGCGAGCTGTTCGGCCACGAGAAGGGCGCCTTCACCGGCGCGCAGGCCGCGCACGCGGGGCTCGTGGAGGCCGCGCACGGTGGCACCCTCTTCCTGGATGAGATTGGGGAGTTGCCCGCGCCCGCGCAGGCCCGCCTGCTGCGCATGCTCCAGGACGGCGAGGTGCGGCGGGTGGGCGCCACGCGCTCGCGCAAGGTGGACGTGCGCATCCTCGCGGCCACGCACCGCGACCTGCCCCGCCGCGTGCAGGAGGGGCTGTTCCGCCAGGACCTCTACTTCCGCCTGCGCGTCGTGGAGATCCGCCTGCCGCCCCTGCGCGAGCGCGGCGAAGATGTCCCCGCGCTGGCCAGGCACCTGCTGGAGCGGGCCAGCCGCCGCATCGGGCGCCCGCCCGCGTCGCTGTCTCCTGACGCGCTGGCCGCCATCGCGCAGCACCCGTGGCCGGGCAACGTGCGCGAGCTGGAGAACGCCATCGAGCGCGCGGTCATCCTCGCGGACGGGCCGCTCATCACCGCCGACCTGCTGGCGCTGGAGCCGCCGGGCGGGCCGGGCGCGGACGGCCATCCCCCCGCGCTGGAGGAGACGGACTTCCCGCCCGTCCCGGCCAGCGAGGACCCGCGCTCGCCGGACTCCATGGAGGAGTACTTCCGCCGCTTCGTGCTGGAGCACCAGGAGCGCATGGGCGAGACGGAGCTGGCGCGCCGGCTGGGCATCAGCCGCAAGACGCTCTGGGAGAAGCGCCAGCGGTTGGGCATCCCTCGCACCCGCGCCTGA
- a CDS encoding GspE/PulE family protein has product MAPPDVPPFSELPQFTLDRESLRLLPESFCRRLGVAVMGRVDTAQDTEPVTVAMLDPEDESVRYRIADFLRRPVRPVRLNRYEIDSALEVGFGAGEHATVDVVLKAGAALSPRPTAVELVNHVLAVAVTQNASDIHLESYTDDVDLRYRVDGILHQTYTDISPDSLPEVVSRIKVLAGLDIAEKRRPQDGRLRALYEGAAGRKFVDFRVSVVPSPAGEDVVIRLLDATVGLVPVEKLGMTPELQATVLRLLGNPEGLVLVTGPTGSGKTTTLYAALARLNDGRKKIITAEDPIEYVVPKVNQKQVSPQMPHLTLLRALLRQDPNVMLVGEIRDLETGSTALMAASTGHVVLGTLHTADAIGAVSRLRGLKLEDGDIAEALLAVLAQRLVRRICPECSAPTTPTADQLALLGPLLEGVQPRAGQGCEACRHTGFKGRVGLFELLVVDPELQLLIATGAPGVQLRRHARARGFRTLVEDALAKVAAGVTTLHELTRVVPYRYILMAREERQLPAREERQAPG; this is encoded by the coding sequence ATGGCTCCCCCGGATGTTCCTCCGTTCTCCGAACTGCCCCAGTTCACGCTCGACCGCGAATCGCTGCGCCTGCTCCCCGAGTCCTTCTGCCGCCGCCTGGGCGTCGCGGTGATGGGCCGGGTGGACACGGCCCAGGACACGGAGCCCGTGACGGTGGCGATGCTGGACCCGGAGGATGAGTCCGTGCGCTACCGCATCGCGGACTTCCTGCGCCGGCCGGTGCGCCCGGTGCGGCTCAACCGCTACGAAATCGACTCGGCCCTGGAGGTGGGCTTCGGCGCGGGGGAGCACGCGACGGTGGACGTGGTGCTGAAGGCCGGCGCGGCGCTGTCCCCACGGCCCACGGCGGTGGAGCTGGTGAACCACGTGCTCGCGGTGGCGGTGACGCAGAACGCGTCCGACATCCACCTGGAGAGCTACACGGACGACGTGGACCTGCGCTACCGCGTCGACGGCATCCTCCACCAGACGTACACGGACATCTCCCCGGACTCGCTGCCGGAGGTGGTGAGCCGCATCAAGGTGCTGGCGGGGCTGGACATCGCGGAGAAGCGGCGGCCCCAGGACGGCCGCCTGCGGGCGCTCTACGAAGGGGCGGCGGGGCGGAAGTTCGTGGACTTCCGCGTGAGCGTGGTGCCCTCGCCCGCGGGCGAGGACGTGGTCATCCGCCTGCTCGACGCCACGGTGGGCCTGGTGCCGGTGGAGAAGTTGGGGATGACGCCGGAGCTGCAGGCCACGGTGCTGCGGCTCTTGGGCAACCCGGAGGGGCTGGTGCTGGTGACGGGCCCCACCGGCAGCGGGAAGACGACGACGCTGTACGCGGCGCTGGCGCGGCTCAACGACGGGCGCAAGAAGATCATCACGGCGGAGGACCCGATCGAGTACGTGGTCCCCAAGGTGAACCAGAAGCAGGTGTCGCCGCAGATGCCGCACCTGACGCTGCTGCGCGCGCTGCTGCGGCAGGACCCCAACGTGATGCTGGTGGGGGAGATTCGCGACCTGGAGACGGGCAGCACCGCGCTGATGGCGGCGTCCACCGGGCACGTGGTGCTGGGCACGCTGCACACGGCGGATGCCATTGGCGCGGTGAGCCGCCTGCGCGGGTTGAAGCTGGAGGACGGCGACATCGCGGAGGCGCTGCTCGCGGTGCTGGCGCAGCGGCTGGTGCGGCGCATCTGCCCGGAGTGCTCCGCGCCCACCACGCCCACGGCGGATCAGCTGGCGCTGCTGGGGCCGCTCCTGGAGGGCGTGCAGCCCCGGGCGGGGCAGGGCTGCGAGGCGTGCCGCCACACCGGCTTCAAGGGGCGCGTGGGCCTCTTCGAGCTCCTGGTGGTGGACCCGGAGCTGCAACTGCTCATCGCCACCGGGGCGCCGGGCGTCCAGCTGCGCCGGCACGCCCGGGCGCGAGGCTTCCGCACGCTGGTGGAGGACGCGCTGGCGAAGGTCGCGGCCGGGGTCACCACGCTGCACGAGCTGACGCGCGTGGTGCCCTACCGCTACATCCTCATGGCTCGGGAGGAGCGCCAGCTCCCGGCTCGGGAGGAGCGTCAGGCTCCGGGGTGA
- a CDS encoding ATP-binding protein has translation MTLGPGPLVIASVAYLGALFLVAYAAEKGRISPRITQHPLTYALALGVYATSWSYFGSVGYAARHGFRYLGIYLGLTLACLLAPVLWRPLLRLTRELQLTSLADLLAFRYPGQVTGTAVTLFALAGSLPYLALQIRAVVESARLLSPAAAPALVGPGFCGVLIVFSLLFGARHPAPRERHEGLMLAIAFESGVKLLALLIVAGWCVVSVFGGLGGLNDWLTLHPEAVEALQRPARDASWAPLLVLSTIAAFLTPRQYHVAFTEAPERDGLATVAWAFPLLMLLINVAVPVLLWSGEALGLPWPADFHVLSVPISKGAPMLALIAFLGGVSAASAMVIVTTLALAPMCLTHLVLPLGTARGREDLYGWLLWARRVLIAAIILAGYGFYRLLDTRTTGLVDLGLVSFVATAQFAPGVLGLLTWPKATRAGLLAGLLAGGTTWALTLLAPLWEPPSLVAWTNQLSVKLGFGAEEPWGFATFTSLALNALCFVAVSLLTRQSVEEKEAARVCTRQAPGLATGSVAASSPDEFRRQLEPVLGAQVAAAEVDRAREALALSPDERRPAELRRLRDGVERNLSGLIGPVLARLAVGEALRLDPSARTALADQLRFVEERLRDARDMRGPLRELEVVRRYLYRILEDLPLGVCAMGPDGEVVLWNAALEALSGVPMDSARGVPLARLPEPWGSLFAELARAPGGDDEARVTVNGKQRSLRLHRSRLAPSDDASGQETGITFLVEDWTERKAVDARLAHQDRLASLGRVAAGVAHEIGNPLTAIASISQNLKYELEDPEAVRERVGLILQQCRRIDAIVRALVGFGHSGTVGGESRPFTRVAVGPLLAEAAQLARLSRKARDVACTHQSPDGLDVLGDAQRLEQVLVNLLTNAIDASPAGSRVELLAEASGDQVRIQVEDRGHGIAPELSQRIFEPFFTTKQPGEGTGLGLPLVEGIVREHGGTLRIEPRQDGGTRVTLRLPRADTLKQEASA, from the coding sequence ATGACGCTGGGGCCAGGCCCGCTCGTCATCGCCTCCGTGGCCTACCTGGGCGCGCTGTTCCTGGTGGCCTACGCGGCGGAGAAAGGCCGCATCTCCCCGCGCATCACCCAGCACCCGCTGACGTACGCGCTGGCCCTGGGCGTGTATGCCACGTCCTGGTCCTACTTCGGCAGCGTGGGCTACGCGGCCCGCCATGGCTTCCGCTACCTGGGCATCTACCTGGGCCTCACGCTCGCGTGTCTGCTCGCCCCGGTGCTGTGGCGCCCGCTCCTGCGGCTGACGCGCGAGTTGCAGCTCACCTCGCTCGCGGACCTGCTCGCCTTCCGCTACCCCGGCCAGGTGACGGGCACGGCGGTGACGCTGTTCGCGCTGGCGGGCAGCCTGCCCTACTTGGCGCTCCAGATTCGCGCCGTCGTGGAGTCCGCGCGCCTGTTGAGCCCCGCGGCGGCCCCGGCGCTGGTGGGCCCCGGCTTCTGCGGCGTGCTCATCGTCTTCTCGCTCCTCTTCGGCGCCCGCCACCCCGCCCCGCGCGAGCGGCACGAAGGGCTGATGCTGGCCATCGCCTTCGAGTCTGGCGTGAAGCTGCTGGCGCTGCTCATCGTCGCGGGCTGGTGCGTGGTGTCCGTCTTCGGCGGCCTGGGCGGGCTCAATGACTGGCTCACCCTCCACCCCGAGGCGGTGGAGGCGCTCCAGCGCCCCGCGCGCGACGCGTCCTGGGCGCCGCTCCTGGTGCTCTCCACCATCGCCGCGTTCCTCACGCCCCGGCAGTACCACGTGGCCTTCACGGAGGCGCCCGAGCGCGACGGGCTGGCCACCGTCGCGTGGGCCTTCCCGCTGTTGATGCTGCTCATCAACGTGGCGGTGCCCGTGCTGCTGTGGTCCGGAGAGGCGCTGGGCCTGCCCTGGCCCGCGGACTTCCACGTCCTCTCCGTGCCCATCTCGAAGGGCGCCCCGATGCTGGCGCTCATCGCCTTCCTGGGCGGCGTGTCCGCGGCGAGCGCCATGGTCATCGTCACCACGCTCGCGCTCGCGCCCATGTGCCTGACGCACCTGGTGCTGCCCCTGGGCACCGCGCGCGGCCGGGAGGACCTCTACGGATGGCTGCTGTGGGCCCGGCGCGTGCTCATCGCCGCCATCATCCTCGCGGGCTACGGCTTCTACCGGCTGCTGGACACGCGGACGACGGGGCTCGTGGACCTGGGGCTCGTGTCCTTCGTGGCCACCGCGCAGTTCGCGCCGGGCGTGCTGGGGCTCCTGACGTGGCCCAAGGCCACGCGCGCGGGGCTGCTCGCGGGGCTCCTCGCGGGCGGCACGACGTGGGCCCTCACGCTGCTGGCCCCGCTGTGGGAGCCGCCCTCGCTGGTGGCGTGGACCAACCAGCTCTCCGTGAAGCTGGGCTTCGGCGCGGAGGAGCCCTGGGGCTTCGCCACCTTCACCTCGCTGGCCCTCAACGCGCTGTGCTTCGTGGCGGTGTCGCTCCTCACGCGCCAGTCCGTGGAGGAGAAGGAGGCCGCGCGGGTGTGCACGCGTCAGGCGCCGGGGCTCGCGACGGGCAGCGTGGCGGCCAGCTCCCCGGACGAGTTCCGCCGGCAGCTGGAGCCCGTGCTGGGCGCGCAGGTGGCCGCCGCGGAGGTGGACCGCGCGCGCGAGGCGCTGGCGCTGTCCCCCGACGAGCGCCGCCCCGCGGAGCTGCGCCGCCTGCGCGACGGCGTGGAGCGAAACCTCTCCGGGCTCATCGGTCCGGTGCTGGCGCGGCTCGCGGTGGGCGAAGCGCTGCGGTTGGACCCCAGCGCGCGCACGGCCCTGGCGGATCAACTGCGCTTCGTGGAGGAGCGGCTGCGCGACGCACGCGACATGCGCGGCCCCTTGCGCGAACTGGAGGTCGTGCGCCGCTACCTCTACCGCATCCTGGAGGACCTGCCCCTGGGTGTCTGCGCCATGGGCCCGGACGGCGAGGTCGTCCTCTGGAACGCCGCGCTGGAGGCGCTGTCGGGCGTGCCCATGGACTCCGCGCGGGGCGTGCCGCTCGCGCGCCTGCCGGAGCCCTGGGGGTCGCTGTTCGCGGAGCTCGCGCGGGCCCCTGGCGGCGACGACGAGGCGCGCGTGACGGTGAATGGCAAGCAGCGCTCGCTGCGCCTGCACCGCTCGCGGCTCGCGCCCTCGGACGACGCCAGCGGTCAGGAGACGGGCATCACGTTCCTGGTGGAGGACTGGACGGAGCGCAAGGCGGTGGACGCGCGGCTCGCGCACCAGGACCGGCTCGCGTCGCTGGGCCGGGTGGCCGCGGGCGTGGCGCATGAGATTGGCAATCCACTGACCGCCATCGCCAGCATCAGCCAGAACCTCAAGTACGAGCTGGAGGACCCGGAGGCCGTGCGCGAGCGGGTGGGGCTCATCCTCCAGCAGTGCCGCCGCATCGACGCCATCGTCCGGGCGCTCGTGGGCTTCGGCCACTCGGGCACGGTGGGCGGCGAGTCCCGGCCCTTCACGCGCGTGGCGGTGGGCCCGCTGCTCGCGGAGGCCGCGCAGCTGGCCCGGCTGTCGCGCAAGGCGCGTGACGTCGCGTGCACGCACCAGAGCCCGGACGGGCTGGACGTGCTCGGCGACGCGCAGCGGCTGGAGCAGGTGCTGGTGAACCTCTTGACCAACGCCATCGACGCGTCGCCCGCGGGCTCGCGCGTGGAGCTGTTGGCGGAAGCCTCGGGAGACCAGGTGCGCATCCAGGTGGAGGACCGGGGGCACGGCATCGCCCCGGAGCTGTCGCAACGCATCTTCGAGCCGTTCTTCACCACCAAGCAGCCCGGCGAAGGCACCGGCCTGGGCCTCCCGCTGGTGGAGGGCATCGTGCGCGAGCACGGCGGCACGCTGCGCATCGAGCCCCGCCAGGACGGCGGCACCCGCGTGACGCTGCGCCTGCCCCGCGCGGACACGCTGAAGCAGGAGGCCTCCGCTTGA